In a genomic window of Amblyomma americanum isolate KBUSLIRL-KWMA chromosome 4, ASM5285725v1, whole genome shotgun sequence:
- the LOC144127574 gene encoding uncharacterized protein LOC144127574 isoform X1: MLVLIDGVETRVYAVLDEHGTHMKNDDGFLYETEGGLRISVLRVEEPMRNTPPPTVPAAVEDSSRGAPSPLWQATPPPVCQPTPSPGPSCYSPPPSGGGERDAWNERKSRFLITKYKEAKDNIGRKGGFRTKKAMWEKLTDQINSEFGCHLTPLQMENK, from the exons ATGCTCGTCTTGATCGACGGCGTCGAGACACGGGTATACGCCGTGCTTGACGAGCATGGCACGCATATGAAAAACGACGATGGATTCCTTTATGAGACGGAAG GCGGCCTTCGCATCAGTGTGCTACGTGTAGAGGAACCCATGCGCAACACACCTCCACCGACGGTACCGGCTGCCGTTGAGGACAGCAGTCGGGGCGCGCCGTCGCCTCTTTGGCAGGCCACGCCGCCGCCAGTCTGTCAGCCCACGCCGTCGCCAGGGCCGTCATGTTATTCGCCGCCACCGTCCGGCGGCGGCGAACGCGATGCGTGGAACGAAAGAAAATCAAGATTTTTGATTACTAAATATAAAGAAGCCAAGGACAACATTGGCAGAAAGGGTGGCTTTAG GACAAAAAAGGCCATGTGGGAGAAGCTTACGGACCAAATCAACAGTGAATTTGGCTGCCACCTGACGCCACTGCAGatggaaaataaatga
- the LOC144127574 gene encoding uncharacterized protein LOC144127574 isoform X2 → MLVLIDGVETRVYAVLDEHGTHMKNDDGFLYETEGGLRISVLRVEEPMRNTPPPTVPAAVEDSSRGAPSPLWQATPPPVCQPTPSPGPSCYSPPPSGGGERDAWNERKSRFLITKYKEAKDNIGRKGGFRELSEVLEREHHITPVALLAPGRIVA, encoded by the exons ATGCTCGTCTTGATCGACGGCGTCGAGACACGGGTATACGCCGTGCTTGACGAGCATGGCACGCATATGAAAAACGACGATGGATTCCTTTATGAGACGGAAG GCGGCCTTCGCATCAGTGTGCTACGTGTAGAGGAACCCATGCGCAACACACCTCCACCGACGGTACCGGCTGCCGTTGAGGACAGCAGTCGGGGCGCGCCGTCGCCTCTTTGGCAGGCCACGCCGCCGCCAGTCTGTCAGCCCACGCCGTCGCCAGGGCCGTCATGTTATTCGCCGCCACCGTCCGGCGGCGGCGAACGCGATGCGTGGAACGAAAGAAAATCAAGATTTTTGATTACTAAATATAAAGAAGCCAAGGACAACATTGGCAGAAAGGGTGGCTTTAG ggaaCTCTCCGAGGTGCTAGAAAGAGAGCACCACATTACTCCTGTGGCATTGCTTGCACCAGGAAGAATAGTTGCGTAA